Below is a window of Neofelis nebulosa isolate mNeoNeb1 chromosome 8, mNeoNeb1.pri, whole genome shotgun sequence DNA.
cagagaaggaaagagagagaggaagagagagaatcccaggcaggctccatgctgtcagcacagagctcaacctGGGACTCAAATCTcaggacctgtgagatcatgcccttgaggcaaaatcaagagtcggacgcttaacagactgagctacccaggcgcccctcattattttTAACCACAAAATATGTGTAATATCCACCCCCAGATTTATGAGAATTTAAAAGAACAACAtgtaaaaagcacacacacacaaattcctgGCACATAAAAGATACTCATTGAACATTAACTTCTCTCAGTTGATACATCTGTAAAAAGTTGATACATCTGGCTTACCTCATGAGCCAGTGTGGGGGATGAAATCATACCCAgttttctctgcttcctgtgtcctggccccactccccaccaccaTACAGGACTGCCTCTGTGGAAAGGTCAATCCAAGTTATTAGAAAagagctttaggggcgcctgggtggcgcagtcggttaagcgtccgacttcggccaggtcatgatctcgcggtccgtgagttcgagccccgcgtcaggctctgggctgatggctcggagcctggagcctgtttccgattctgtgtctccctctctctctgcccctcccccgttcatgctctgtctctctctgtccctaaaaaaataaaaataaaaataaaaaaaacgttgaaaaaaaaaaaaagaaaagaaaagagctttagaagggcacctaggtggctcagttggttaagcctccaactcttggtttcagggcaggtcatgatctaccagttcgtgagttcgagccttgcatcaatTTATGAGTTCGAGTCTTGCATCAGtttatgagctgtcagcacagagcccgcttccaatcctctgtccgcctctctctctgtctctgcccctcccctgctcgttctctctctctcaaaataaataaataaacttaaaaaaaaaacagctttagaGAGAGGAAGTTTATCTTCATAGATCAACAAGCACTTGACATATCTACTTAAATCATAATAGTTTCTAAGACAAAAATGACCAGAATTAAATGTTCTTCAAAGACTTTTGAGAACAAAGCCAAAGTCGCTGGGTAATTCCAGTACATCTAGAAGCCCTCATGGGGATGAAAGTCTGAGAACATACCAACTTCAGTCCATCCTCTTCCACCatctatgcatttctttttttctttctttctttcttttttttttttttttataaagtcagGGATGTCACTTTAATTTAACCAAAGGTTAGGTGGAgtgagaagtggggaggggaaaaaggaaaatgaaaaaccagTGGACAAAAACAACGGAgaggaaaataagtttttataCAAATCTGAGTTCTAGCACACTAACATATGTTACTATTGCCTAAATGCTACGAAGTTTCCAAATGgccactttaaaaagaaacttttttttttaatgttttttttttttttaatttttttccaacgttttttatttttatttttgggacagagagagacagagcatgaacgggggaggggcagagagagagggagacacagaatcagaaacaggctccaggctctgagctgtcagcacagagccggacgctgcgctcgaacccacgaaccgcgagatcatgacccgagcggaagtcggacgctcagccgactgagccccccccaggcgccccccagatggCCACTTTCTGATAAAACCGGAAGTATCAAATTCAGCACGTGGCCCGCACCACCACCAGGCACGAACTCGGTCCGCAGCCTGCGCTGGGCTAGCAGCGGGCTCTGTGTGGGTGCTCAAGTGCCGGCTTGGAGTCCCCTTCACCCAAAGTGACCGTGTCAATTAAATCTCAAATACAACTCCCCAAGGAAGGAATGCAGGAAAAACGTTCCTTTCGTCTTAAGGgctgtcttttatttattcatttttgggatgTTCTTCGGTGAAGGTTGGCTTGAAGTCAATATTTATGTGCATAACGTACCCACAGCGCTGACTGGGAAATTCCAATCGCCCTCTGGGTTTTTAGAGTGAGGTGCTCAGGATCCGGTACAGTGTGCATTTGAGAAGTACCGTTGGAGAGTTTCCTTAATAAGCACCTTTAAGTCTGCAGGCACATACCCAATTGGGGCCtgggtcggggggcggggggcggggggcgggggtggcagcCAGAAGGTCAGAAGACACGTTCCCCGCCGGAAGACAcgcatttctttttcctaaaatttagCCCTGGATTAAAAAACCAGCTCAAAAATGCAAACCACCCTCGGAGGGGCTCCAAGGCTGCAGCGGGCGCGgagggccggggccgggccgggcgcgcGCTAGCTGCCCGCCTCCTCGGCCTCGCTGCAGGGCGAGGGCGCCGACGAGGCCTTGGACTCGCCGTCGCTGTTGCACTCGGCGGCGCGCGGCGGACGGGTGCCGGCGGGGCCCTCCTGCCCCCGGGCGTGGCGCTCCAGCAGCTCCTGGAGGTGCTTGATGTAGCCGATGGCGGCGCGGAGCGTCTCCACCTTGCTGAGCCGCCGGTCGGCCAGCTCGCGGGGCAGGTGGTCTCGCAGGCGCGCGTACCCCTCGTTCACGCAGCGTACCCGCTGCCGCTCGCGCTCGTTGCGCCGGCGGAGGAAGGCGGGCTCGAAGGCGCGGTCCAGCGGCAGCGGCGGGCACGACCGCCTCGCGGCGCAGTCCCGGGGCGCCCGCTCCCAGCACGCGGCGTCGAGACGCCACGAGACCCTGAAGGGGTCCCCGAGGGGGAGGCGGGGCAGGGACCCCGGCAGGTCCGGGGGCTCGCCGCGGAGGTAGCACGACCGCAGGGGCAGCAGTTCGGCCGGCTTACGTTTCTCCATCCCTCGCCGGGAAGCAAACAAATCACCCAAGAGACCGATCTCTTGCAAGACGAGACTTCAGATCTTCAAAGCGTAGGTGCTGGTGCATTCAGACAGCCTGGCACAGCCGGGCTTTTAATTTCTGGTTCCAGGACAGACTGCAAGGAAACTTTGCATGATTTCCTAAATTCATTGCACTACTCGACCATTTATAATGATCCAGGCGGAGGTGATAAGCAAAGATTTAGGACCTCCTAATCCatacttcagatcctgtcttccCCTCTGATCTTATTTCAAAAGGTGACAAAAGGGGTTCCTCTGCTCGGTCCCCTTAGCCTGGAAATGTGAGCGCACACCACACAGAGTAATCTTTCAAAACCACCCAAGCTTTTCAATTACCGTAATCCACCGCTCTGGGTCTTCGAGAGTGTAGGAATCTTCGAGGTTTCAAAAGAGCCCCTCCCAGGAACCAACAGGTCTGGCGGCTGAGCGAAAGTTTAGCGAAGGCTTTCCCCTTGAAAATCAAAACTTGACTGTCCTTTGCGGTTTCCGGCGTCCAGGGCTAATGGAAATCTCTTTCAGACGGTGTGCAAACTTACGCTTGTTCTGCCATTTCtgtggaggtggagggaagaCCTCATCAAAGGAAAGACTGCTCCCTTGTGGTTGTAAGATGTGTCCAGCAAAGGAGGACCTCCGGGCAGGCTTGAGGGTTTTCTTCTCCAAAACCAAATCTTTTAAAAGCCCAGTTAGACATGTTttgaagagaagaggaaaggactATACCTTAGCAACGAGTAGATGGATTCGAATGTTGTGTTCCCGCTTAAGTTGATCGCAAGGCGTTTTATGGATTTGTGCTACTTTTTAAGAGCACATCAAAAGGTTGAACAGTAACAAACACTTTCAGCCAGTTATTTCTCACAGTGCTTACTGTAAACACAGGTTAAACACTGCTTCCCGACCTCTTCTAATCCCACCCAGGATAGAAGAACATTTTTCCATAGTGCAAAGAATGTATTTCTATTGTGTTCTTTTTGTCTTCAGAAACAAAGAtgcaatttattttctcccttgggGGCAGGAAAGCAACATTTGAAAGGTGGAGATCCCCAACTCCAAGGATCAAGGATGATGGCTTTGAAGACTTGTCTTTTTAAcacacaaccaaaaaaaaaaaaaaaagagagagagagagag
It encodes the following:
- the ASCL4 gene encoding achaete-scute homolog 4 translates to MEKRKPAELLPLRSCYLRGEPPDLPGSLPRLPLGDPFRVSWRLDAACWERAPRDCAARRSCPPLPLDRAFEPAFLRRRNERERQRVRCVNEGYARLRDHLPRELADRRLSKVETLRAAIGYIKHLQELLERHARGQEGPAGTRPPRAAECNSDGESKASSAPSPCSEAEEAGS